One Streptomyces sp. NBC_00223 genomic window carries:
- a CDS encoding PPOX class F420-dependent oxidoreductase yields MTTSDARTQLNDVELAYLRTQRLGRLATVDGRGRPQANPVGFFLREDGTVDIGGWTMAKTKKWRNVADNAFVSLVVDDVASVNPWKVRGVEIRGVAEQVVGPHEHGDFLSEELIRIRPYKIIAWGLED; encoded by the coding sequence ATGACGACAAGCGACGCACGGACCCAACTGAACGACGTCGAGCTGGCCTATCTGCGCACCCAGCGGCTCGGCCGCCTGGCCACGGTCGACGGCCGGGGCCGCCCGCAGGCCAACCCGGTGGGCTTCTTCCTCCGTGAGGACGGCACGGTCGACATCGGGGGATGGACGATGGCCAAGACCAAGAAATGGCGCAATGTCGCCGACAACGCGTTCGTCTCCCTGGTCGTGGACGACGTGGCGAGCGTGAATCCGTGGAAGGTGCGCGGGGTGGAGATCCGCGGGGTCGCCGAGCAGGTCGTGGGGCCGCACGAACACGGCGACTTCCTCAGCGAAGAGCTGATCAGGATTCGACCGTACAAGATCATCGCGTGGGGGCTGGAGGACTGA
- a CDS encoding LacI family DNA-binding transcriptional regulator → MSDPSFAPRPTLEAVAARAGVSRATASRVVNGSNGVRAPLAERVREAVEELGYVPNQAARTLVTRRNDAIAVVVAEPETRFFADPFFAQQIRGISKELTAYDNQLVLLLTEGAADYARVGRYLAGGHVDGALLFSLHDDDTLPVLARKAGVPTVIGGRPGWSDGETLYVDCDNRGGARDAVHHLLGLGRRQIAHIAGPLDQTASVDRLDGFRDVLPDTDPRLIAEGDFTPDGGARAMTELLDRCPEVDAVFAASDAMASGALRVLRTRGRRVPEDVAVVGFDDIVSFAQWADPPLTTIRQDIEEMGRMMARLLLRRIEPSAVAPGVPALSSIVTPTHLVVRGSA, encoded by the coding sequence TTGTCCGACCCGAGCTTCGCGCCCCGTCCCACGCTGGAGGCCGTCGCGGCGCGGGCCGGAGTGTCACGGGCGACCGCCTCGCGGGTCGTCAACGGCAGCAACGGCGTACGCGCCCCGCTGGCGGAACGGGTCAGGGAGGCCGTCGAGGAGCTGGGCTACGTGCCCAACCAGGCCGCCCGCACCCTGGTCACCCGGCGCAACGACGCCATCGCGGTGGTCGTCGCCGAGCCGGAGACACGTTTCTTCGCCGACCCCTTCTTCGCCCAGCAGATCCGCGGCATCAGCAAGGAACTCACCGCGTACGACAACCAGTTGGTGCTGCTGCTCACCGAGGGCGCGGCCGACTACGCCCGGGTGGGCCGCTATCTCGCGGGCGGCCATGTGGACGGCGCGCTGCTCTTCTCGCTGCACGACGACGACACGCTGCCCGTACTCGCCCGCAAGGCCGGGGTACCGACCGTGATCGGCGGACGTCCCGGCTGGTCGGACGGCGAGACGCTGTACGTCGACTGCGACAACCGGGGCGGCGCGCGCGACGCCGTGCACCATCTGCTGGGCCTGGGCCGTCGGCAGATCGCCCATATCGCGGGGCCGCTGGACCAGACCGCGTCCGTCGACCGGCTCGACGGCTTCCGCGACGTGCTCCCCGACACCGACCCGCGCCTGATCGCCGAGGGCGACTTCACCCCGGACGGCGGCGCCCGGGCGATGACCGAACTGCTCGACCGCTGCCCGGAGGTCGACGCGGTGTTCGCCGCCTCCGACGCCATGGCGTCGGGCGCCCTGCGGGTGCTGCGGACGCGGGGCCGCCGGGTGCCGGAGGACGTGGCGGTGGTCGGCTTCGACGACATCGTCTCGTTCGCGCAGTGGGCGGACCCGCCGTTGACGACGATCCGTCAGGACATCGAGGAAATGGGCCGCATGATGGCCCGGCTGCTGCTGCGCAGGATCGAGCCCTCGGCGGTGGCGCCGGGAGTTCCGGCGCTGTCGTCGATAGTGACGCCGACTCATCTGGTGGTCCGCGGGTCGGCGTGA
- the rsgA gene encoding ribosome small subunit-dependent GTPase A, whose protein sequence is MKGFPLSFSFSSASSHALVPFGWDDVWEAEFVPYAALGLLPGRVVRVDRNMCDVFTADGIVRADTSPVTPADPMRIVCTGDWAALDAQGDPRVVRKLLPRRTAFVRSTSSKRSEGQVLATNLDHVVICMSLAAELDLGRLERFLSLAWESGAQPVVVLTKADLVPDTTHLLADAEAAAPGVLVVAASAATGDGLDVLTAALGGGTAVLLGQSGAGKSTLTNALLGSEVQEVQATRDADGKGRHTTTTRDLLPLPGGGVLIDTPGLRGVGLWDVQTGLTQVFSEIERLAEDCRFQDCSHLSEPGCAVLAALEDGTLPHRRLDSYRKLLRENAWIASRTDQRLRSEMRREWKQRSAAGREMYERKRGGGGGHRRVY, encoded by the coding sequence GTGAAGGGTTTCCCGTTGTCTTTCTCTTTCTCCTCTGCTTCTTCGCATGCTCTCGTCCCCTTCGGGTGGGATGACGTGTGGGAGGCGGAGTTCGTCCCGTATGCCGCGCTGGGGCTGCTGCCCGGGCGGGTCGTACGGGTGGACCGGAACATGTGCGACGTGTTCACCGCGGACGGCATCGTCCGCGCGGACACCTCGCCGGTCACGCCGGCCGACCCGATGCGCATCGTGTGCACGGGTGACTGGGCGGCCCTCGACGCGCAGGGCGATCCGCGGGTCGTACGCAAGCTGCTGCCGCGGCGCACCGCGTTCGTACGGTCGACGTCGTCCAAGCGGTCGGAGGGTCAGGTGCTCGCCACCAACCTCGATCATGTGGTCATCTGCATGTCGCTCGCGGCCGAACTGGACCTCGGGCGGCTGGAACGGTTCCTTTCACTGGCGTGGGAGTCCGGGGCGCAGCCGGTGGTCGTACTGACCAAGGCCGACCTCGTGCCCGACACCACGCATCTGCTGGCGGACGCGGAGGCCGCGGCCCCCGGGGTGCTGGTGGTCGCCGCGAGCGCCGCGACCGGGGACGGCCTTGATGTGCTCACGGCGGCGCTGGGCGGCGGGACCGCCGTGCTGCTCGGGCAGTCGGGCGCGGGCAAGTCCACGCTGACCAACGCGCTGTTGGGCAGCGAGGTGCAGGAGGTCCAGGCCACCCGGGACGCGGACGGGAAGGGGCGGCACACCACGACCACCCGCGACCTGCTGCCGCTGCCCGGCGGCGGAGTGCTGATCGACACCCCGGGACTGCGCGGGGTCGGCCTGTGGGACGTACAGACCGGCCTCACCCAGGTGTTCTCTGAGATCGAACGACTCGCCGAGGACTGCCGCTTCCAGGACTGCTCCCACCTGTCGGAACCCGGCTGCGCGGTGCTCGCCGCCCTGGAGGACGGCACGCTGCCGCACCGCAGGCTGGACAGCTACCGCAAGCTGCTGCGCGAGAACGCCTGGATCGCCTCACGCACCGACCAGCGGCTGCGCTCCGAGATGCGGCGCGAGTGGAAGCAACGCTCGGCCGCCGGACGGGAGATGTACGAGCGCAAGCGCGGGGGAGGCGGGGGCCACCGCCGGGTCTACTGA